In the Manis javanica isolate MJ-LG chromosome 12, MJ_LKY, whole genome shotgun sequence genome, one interval contains:
- the TRAPPC11 gene encoding trafficking protein particle complex subunit 11 isoform X2, with amino-acid sequence MLSIELSGMLSVPIGGLIGFRFLSRCSQRTSYEWYIPKGILKTGWMNKHLNLVPALVVVFYELDWDEPQWKEKQSECATRVEIVRQSLQGRNTKVAVVLIQKKTPLPPGEDVIASERAAALCNACELSGKSLFVLPHTDHLVGYIIRLENAFYEHAQTYYYSEIRRVKSHKEFLNKTTHQLLFVRHQFKIAFFSELKQDTQNALKNYRTAYNLVHELRAHETNILEIKTMAGFINYKICRLCFQHNTPLDAIAQFRKHIDLCKKKIGTADLSFEHAAWMSKQFQAFGDLFDEAIKLGLTAIQTQNPGFYYQQAAYYAQERKQLAKNLCSHEASVMYPNPDPLETQTGALDFYGQRSWRQGILSFDLSDPEKEKAGILAIQLKERSVVHSEIIITLLSNAVAQFKKYKCPRMKSHLMVQMGEEYYYAKDYTKALKLLDYVMCDYRSEGWWTLLTSILTTALKCSYLMAQLKDYITYSLELLGRASTLKDDQKSRIEKNLINVLMNECPDPEPDCDILAVKTAQKLWADRVSLAGSNVFTIGVQDFVPFVRCKAKFHAPSFHVDVPVRFDIYLKADCPHPIRFSKLCVSFNNQEYNQFCVIEEATKASEVLENVTQGKMCLVPGKTRKFLFKFIAKTEDVGKKIEITSVALVLGNEAGRCVVVNWQGGGGDAASSQEALQASRSFRRRPKPPGSEVHWDSVAIQASTMIISRVPNISVHLRHDPPALTNEMYCLVVTIESHEKTQIRDVKLTAGLKPGQDANLTQKTHVTLHGTQLCDESYPALLTDIPVGDLHPGQQVEKKLYVRCGTVGSRMFLVYVSYLIDTAIEEKEIVCKCHKDETVTIETVFPFDVTVRFVSTKFEHLERVYADVPFLLMTDLLSTSPWALTIVSSELQLAPSMTPVGQLESQVDKVVLQTGESASECFCLRCPSVGNVEGGVATGHYIITWKRTSAMENIPVISTAVTLPHVIAENIPLHVNADLPSFGRVRESLPVKYHLHNKTDLVQDVEISVDPSDAFMFSGLKQIRLRILPGTEQEMLYNFYPLMAGYQQLPSLNINLLRFPNFTNQLLRRFIPTCIFVKPQGRLTDDASIAAA; translated from the exons ATGCTGTCCATCGAGCTGTCTGGGATGCTTTCTGTGCCAATCGGAGGGCTGATCGGGTTCCGATTTCTTTCAAGGTGCTCCCAG AGAACTTCATATGAATGGTACATTCCTAAAGGGATCTTAAAGACTGGCTGGATGAATAAACACCTGAATCTGGTGCCAGCCCTAGTTGTTGTGTTCTACGAACTGGACTGGGATGAGCCCCAGTGGAAAGAGAAGCAGTCAGAGTGCGCTACCAGAGTGGAAATAGTCAG ACAAAGTTTAcaagggagaaacacaaaagttgCAGTGGTTCTGATTCAGAAGAAAACCCCTTTGCCTCCAG GAGAAGATGTCATTGCCTCAGAAAGGGCTGCAGCTTTATGTAATGCGTGTGAACTTTCAGGGAAGTCTCTGTTTGTACTGCCGCACACCGACCACCTTGTGGGTTATATTATAAG ATTAGAAAATGCCTTTTATGAACATGCACAGACTTACTACTACAGTGAGATCAGAAGAGTAAAATCTCATAAAGAATTTTTGAATAAAACAACACACCAG CTTTTATTTGTTAGACATCAATTCAAAATAGCTTTCTTCAGTGAATTGAAACAGGATACACAGAATGCTCTGAA GAATTACAGGACTGCCTATAATCTTGTACATGAATTGAGAGCCCATGAAACCAATATTCTGGAAATTAAGACTATGGCAGGATTTATTAACTACAAG ATCTGTAGACTGTGTTTTCAGCACAACACCCCGTTGGATGCAATTGCTCAGTTCCGAAAACACATCGACTtgtgtaagaaaaaaattggaactgCAGACTTGTCTTTTGAGCACGCTGCATGGATGTCTAAACA ATTCCAGGCCTTTGGAGATTTATTTGATGAAGCTATTAAGTTAGGATTGACAGCTATTCAAACGCAGAATCCCGGGTTCTATTACCAGCAGGCAGCATACTATGCCCAGGAGCGTAAACAGCTTGCAAAAAATCTCTGCAGCCATGAA GCTTCTGTAATGTATCCCAATCCTGATCCCTTAGAAACACAAACAGGTGCTCTTGACTTTTATGGACAAAGATCCTGGCGACAAGGAATACTAA GTTTTGATCTTTCTGATcctgaaaaagagaaagcaggaattCTTGCCATTCAGCTCAAGGAGAGAAGTGTTGTTCACTCT GAAATAATAATAACTCTTCTGAGCAATGCTGTTGCACAATTTAAGAAGTATAAATGTCCAAGAATGAAAAGTCATCTCA TGGTTCAAATGGGGGAAGAATATTATTATGCAAAGGATTATACCAAAGCTTTGAA gctGCTGGATTATGTAATGTGTGATTATCGGAGTGAAGGATGGTGGACTCTACTCACATCTATATTGACTACAGCTCTGAAGTGTTCCTACCTCATGGCCCAATTAAAAGATTACATTACCTATTCCCTAGAACTCCTTGGAAGAG CTTCAACCCTGAAAGATGACCAGAAATCTCGGATAGAAAAGAACCTCATAAATGTTTTAATG AATGAATGTCCGGATCCTGAACCCGACTGTGACATCTTAGCTGTGAAAACTGCTCAGAAGCTGTGGGCAGACCGAGTTTCCCTGGCTGGCAGCAATGTTTTCACAATAGGAGTGCAGGACTTTGTGCCCTTTG TACGATGCAAGGCTAAATTTCATGCTCCAAGTTTTCATGTGGATGTTCCTGTGCGGTTTGATATTTATCTGAAGGCTGATTGTCCACATCCCATTAGGTTTTCTAAGCTCTGTGTCAGCTTTAATAATCAG GAGTACAACCAGTTCTGTGTAATCGAAGAAGCAACCAAAGCAAGTGAAGTTTTAGAAAACGTGACTCAGGGAAAGATGTGCTTAGTTCCTGGTAAAACAAGgaagtttttatttaagtttattGCAAAAACTGAAGATGTGGGGAAGAAAATTGAG ATTACTTCGGTGGCTCTCGTTCTGGGCAACGAGGCAGGAAGATGTGTGGTGGTAAactggcagggaggaggaggagacgcTGCGTCCTCCCAGGAAGCCTTACAGGCCTCACGCTCTTTCAGAAGGCGGCCTAAGCCCCCCGGCAGTGAGGTCCACTGGGACAGCGTGGCCATCCAGGCAAGCACAAT GATCATTTCCAGAGTTCCAAACATTTCTGTACACCTGCGACATGACCCACCTGCCCTGACTAATGAAATGTATTGTTTGGTTGTGACCATTGAGTCTCATGAGAAGACCCAGATCAGAGACGTGAAACTCACTGCTGGTTTAAAACCCG GACAGGATGCCAATTTAACTCAGAAAACTCACGTGACTCTTCATGGAACGCAGCTCTGTGACGAGTCCTACCCGGCTCTGCTCACTGACATTCCTGTCGGAGACCTACACCCAGGGCAACAG GTGGAAAAAAAGTTGTATGTTCGCTGTGGAACAGTGGGTTCAAGAATGTTTCTTGTGTATGTTTCTTACCTGATCGATACAGCcattgaagaaaaggaaattgtTTGCAAATGTcacaag GATGAAACTGTAACAATAGAAACTGTCTTTCCATTTGATGTTACAGTTAGATTCGTTTCTACAAAG TTTGAGCACCTGGAACGGGTCTATGCGGACGTCCCCTTTCTGTTGATGACAGACCTTCTGAGCACGTCACCGTGGGCCCTCACTATTGTATCCAGTGAGCTACAGCTAGCCCCTTCTATGACCCCAGTGGGTCAGCTAGAGTCCCAAGTGGACAAAG TTGTCTTACAGACCGGAGAGAGTGCTAGTGAATGCTTTTGTCTTCGGTGCCCATCTGTGGGGAATGTTGAAGGTGGCGTAGCAACTGGGCATTATATTATCACCTGGAAAAG GACTTCAGCCATGGAAAACATCCCTGTCATCAGTACTGCCGTCACTCTGCCCCACGTCATCGCGGAGAACATCCCCCTCCATGTGAACGCAG ATCTGCCGTCATTTGGGCGTGTCAGAGAATCGCTGCCTGTCAAGTACCACCTGCACAATAAGACTGACTTAGTGCAGGACGTGGAGATTTCTGTGGATCCTAGTGACGCCTTCATGTTCTCAGGTCTCAAACAG ATTCGATTACGCATCTTACCTGGCACTGAACAGGaaatgttatataatttttatcctCTAATGGCCGGATACCAGCAGCTGCCATCTCTCAACATCAACTTACTTAGATTTCCCAACTTCACAAATCAACTGCTCAGGCGTTTTATACCTACCTGTATTTTTGTAAAG CCACAGGGTCGACTCACGGATGATGCCTCGATCGCCGCCGCGTGA
- the TRAPPC11 gene encoding trafficking protein particle complex subunit 11 isoform X1, which produces MSPTQWDFPVELCCRPMAFVALTGLDVVYNAVHRAVWDAFCANRRADRVPISFKVLPGDHEYPKCRSKRTSYEWYIPKGILKTGWMNKHLNLVPALVVVFYELDWDEPQWKEKQSECATRVEIVRQSLQGRNTKVAVVLIQKKTPLPPGEDVIASERAAALCNACELSGKSLFVLPHTDHLVGYIIRLENAFYEHAQTYYYSEIRRVKSHKEFLNKTTHQLLFVRHQFKIAFFSELKQDTQNALKNYRTAYNLVHELRAHETNILEIKTMAGFINYKICRLCFQHNTPLDAIAQFRKHIDLCKKKIGTADLSFEHAAWMSKQFQAFGDLFDEAIKLGLTAIQTQNPGFYYQQAAYYAQERKQLAKNLCSHEASVMYPNPDPLETQTGALDFYGQRSWRQGILSFDLSDPEKEKAGILAIQLKERSVVHSEIIITLLSNAVAQFKKYKCPRMKSHLMVQMGEEYYYAKDYTKALKLLDYVMCDYRSEGWWTLLTSILTTALKCSYLMAQLKDYITYSLELLGRASTLKDDQKSRIEKNLINVLMNECPDPEPDCDILAVKTAQKLWADRVSLAGSNVFTIGVQDFVPFVRCKAKFHAPSFHVDVPVRFDIYLKADCPHPIRFSKLCVSFNNQEYNQFCVIEEATKASEVLENVTQGKMCLVPGKTRKFLFKFIAKTEDVGKKIEITSVALVLGNEAGRCVVVNWQGGGGDAASSQEALQASRSFRRRPKPPGSEVHWDSVAIQASTMIISRVPNISVHLRHDPPALTNEMYCLVVTIESHEKTQIRDVKLTAGLKPGQDANLTQKTHVTLHGTQLCDESYPALLTDIPVGDLHPGQQVEKKLYVRCGTVGSRMFLVYVSYLIDTAIEEKEIVCKCHKDETVTIETVFPFDVTVRFVSTKFEHLERVYADVPFLLMTDLLSTSPWALTIVSSELQLAPSMTPVGQLESQVDKVVLQTGESASECFCLRCPSVGNVEGGVATGHYIITWKRTSAMENIPVISTAVTLPHVIAENIPLHVNADLPSFGRVRESLPVKYHLHNKTDLVQDVEISVDPSDAFMFSGLKQIRLRILPGTEQEMLYNFYPLMAGYQQLPSLNINLLRFPNFTNQLLRRFIPTCIFVKPQGRLTDDASIAAA; this is translated from the exons ATGAGCCCCACACAGTGGGACTTCCCCGTGGAATTATGTTGTCGGCCTATGGCTTTCGTTGCTCTTACAGGCCTGGATGTAGTTTATAATGCTGTCCATCGAGCTGTCTGGGATGCTTTCTGTGCCAATCGGAGGGCTGATCGGGTTCCGATTTCTTTCAAGGTGCTCCCAGGTGACCATGAGTATCCTAAATGTAGATCCAAG AGAACTTCATATGAATGGTACATTCCTAAAGGGATCTTAAAGACTGGCTGGATGAATAAACACCTGAATCTGGTGCCAGCCCTAGTTGTTGTGTTCTACGAACTGGACTGGGATGAGCCCCAGTGGAAAGAGAAGCAGTCAGAGTGCGCTACCAGAGTGGAAATAGTCAG ACAAAGTTTAcaagggagaaacacaaaagttgCAGTGGTTCTGATTCAGAAGAAAACCCCTTTGCCTCCAG GAGAAGATGTCATTGCCTCAGAAAGGGCTGCAGCTTTATGTAATGCGTGTGAACTTTCAGGGAAGTCTCTGTTTGTACTGCCGCACACCGACCACCTTGTGGGTTATATTATAAG ATTAGAAAATGCCTTTTATGAACATGCACAGACTTACTACTACAGTGAGATCAGAAGAGTAAAATCTCATAAAGAATTTTTGAATAAAACAACACACCAG CTTTTATTTGTTAGACATCAATTCAAAATAGCTTTCTTCAGTGAATTGAAACAGGATACACAGAATGCTCTGAA GAATTACAGGACTGCCTATAATCTTGTACATGAATTGAGAGCCCATGAAACCAATATTCTGGAAATTAAGACTATGGCAGGATTTATTAACTACAAG ATCTGTAGACTGTGTTTTCAGCACAACACCCCGTTGGATGCAATTGCTCAGTTCCGAAAACACATCGACTtgtgtaagaaaaaaattggaactgCAGACTTGTCTTTTGAGCACGCTGCATGGATGTCTAAACA ATTCCAGGCCTTTGGAGATTTATTTGATGAAGCTATTAAGTTAGGATTGACAGCTATTCAAACGCAGAATCCCGGGTTCTATTACCAGCAGGCAGCATACTATGCCCAGGAGCGTAAACAGCTTGCAAAAAATCTCTGCAGCCATGAA GCTTCTGTAATGTATCCCAATCCTGATCCCTTAGAAACACAAACAGGTGCTCTTGACTTTTATGGACAAAGATCCTGGCGACAAGGAATACTAA GTTTTGATCTTTCTGATcctgaaaaagagaaagcaggaattCTTGCCATTCAGCTCAAGGAGAGAAGTGTTGTTCACTCT GAAATAATAATAACTCTTCTGAGCAATGCTGTTGCACAATTTAAGAAGTATAAATGTCCAAGAATGAAAAGTCATCTCA TGGTTCAAATGGGGGAAGAATATTATTATGCAAAGGATTATACCAAAGCTTTGAA gctGCTGGATTATGTAATGTGTGATTATCGGAGTGAAGGATGGTGGACTCTACTCACATCTATATTGACTACAGCTCTGAAGTGTTCCTACCTCATGGCCCAATTAAAAGATTACATTACCTATTCCCTAGAACTCCTTGGAAGAG CTTCAACCCTGAAAGATGACCAGAAATCTCGGATAGAAAAGAACCTCATAAATGTTTTAATG AATGAATGTCCGGATCCTGAACCCGACTGTGACATCTTAGCTGTGAAAACTGCTCAGAAGCTGTGGGCAGACCGAGTTTCCCTGGCTGGCAGCAATGTTTTCACAATAGGAGTGCAGGACTTTGTGCCCTTTG TACGATGCAAGGCTAAATTTCATGCTCCAAGTTTTCATGTGGATGTTCCTGTGCGGTTTGATATTTATCTGAAGGCTGATTGTCCACATCCCATTAGGTTTTCTAAGCTCTGTGTCAGCTTTAATAATCAG GAGTACAACCAGTTCTGTGTAATCGAAGAAGCAACCAAAGCAAGTGAAGTTTTAGAAAACGTGACTCAGGGAAAGATGTGCTTAGTTCCTGGTAAAACAAGgaagtttttatttaagtttattGCAAAAACTGAAGATGTGGGGAAGAAAATTGAG ATTACTTCGGTGGCTCTCGTTCTGGGCAACGAGGCAGGAAGATGTGTGGTGGTAAactggcagggaggaggaggagacgcTGCGTCCTCCCAGGAAGCCTTACAGGCCTCACGCTCTTTCAGAAGGCGGCCTAAGCCCCCCGGCAGTGAGGTCCACTGGGACAGCGTGGCCATCCAGGCAAGCACAAT GATCATTTCCAGAGTTCCAAACATTTCTGTACACCTGCGACATGACCCACCTGCCCTGACTAATGAAATGTATTGTTTGGTTGTGACCATTGAGTCTCATGAGAAGACCCAGATCAGAGACGTGAAACTCACTGCTGGTTTAAAACCCG GACAGGATGCCAATTTAACTCAGAAAACTCACGTGACTCTTCATGGAACGCAGCTCTGTGACGAGTCCTACCCGGCTCTGCTCACTGACATTCCTGTCGGAGACCTACACCCAGGGCAACAG GTGGAAAAAAAGTTGTATGTTCGCTGTGGAACAGTGGGTTCAAGAATGTTTCTTGTGTATGTTTCTTACCTGATCGATACAGCcattgaagaaaaggaaattgtTTGCAAATGTcacaag GATGAAACTGTAACAATAGAAACTGTCTTTCCATTTGATGTTACAGTTAGATTCGTTTCTACAAAG TTTGAGCACCTGGAACGGGTCTATGCGGACGTCCCCTTTCTGTTGATGACAGACCTTCTGAGCACGTCACCGTGGGCCCTCACTATTGTATCCAGTGAGCTACAGCTAGCCCCTTCTATGACCCCAGTGGGTCAGCTAGAGTCCCAAGTGGACAAAG TTGTCTTACAGACCGGAGAGAGTGCTAGTGAATGCTTTTGTCTTCGGTGCCCATCTGTGGGGAATGTTGAAGGTGGCGTAGCAACTGGGCATTATATTATCACCTGGAAAAG GACTTCAGCCATGGAAAACATCCCTGTCATCAGTACTGCCGTCACTCTGCCCCACGTCATCGCGGAGAACATCCCCCTCCATGTGAACGCAG ATCTGCCGTCATTTGGGCGTGTCAGAGAATCGCTGCCTGTCAAGTACCACCTGCACAATAAGACTGACTTAGTGCAGGACGTGGAGATTTCTGTGGATCCTAGTGACGCCTTCATGTTCTCAGGTCTCAAACAG ATTCGATTACGCATCTTACCTGGCACTGAACAGGaaatgttatataatttttatcctCTAATGGCCGGATACCAGCAGCTGCCATCTCTCAACATCAACTTACTTAGATTTCCCAACTTCACAAATCAACTGCTCAGGCGTTTTATACCTACCTGTATTTTTGTAAAG CCACAGGGTCGACTCACGGATGATGCCTCGATCGCCGCCGCGTGA